The DNA sequence ATTCGTTTGTCCAACTGAGCTAGAAGATCTTCAAAATGAGTATGCTACATTAAAAGATTTAGGAGTTGAAGTGTACTCTGCATCAACAGACACACACTTTACACATAAAGGTTGGCACGATAGCTCAGAAACTATCGGAAAAATTACTTACGCGATGATTGGTGACCCATCTCAAACACTTTCTCGTAACTTTGAAGTTTTAAATGAAGAAAGTGGTCTTGCTGATCGTGGAACATTCATCATTGATCCAGACGGTGTTATTCAAACTGTAGAAGTAAACGCTGGAGGTATTGGCCGTGACGCTAGTACAATAGTGAATAAAATTAAAGCAGCACAATATGTTCGTAACAATCCAGGTGAAGTATGCCCTGCTAAATGGCAAGAAGGTGGAGAAACACTTAAGCCAAGCCTTGATCTTGTAGGGAAGATTTAAGGAGTCGATATCGATGCTAGAAGCTGAAATAAAGCAACAATTAGAGCAATACTTACAATTACTAGAAAACGACATCGTTTTAAAGGTAAGCGTGAGCGATGATAACGTTTCAAAAGAAATGTTATCGTTAGTGAATGAAATCGCTGATATGTCGTCAAAAATTACTGTTGAACAAGTTGAGCTATATAGAACACCAAGCTTTAGCGTCAACCGTGTTGGTGAAGATACTGGTGTTACATTCGCTGGTATTCCTTTAGGACATGAGTTTACTTCATTAGTGCTAGCTCTACTCCAAGTTAGTGGTAGAGCACCTAAGGTTGATCAAAGTGCTATTGATCAAATTAAAAGCATTGAAGGAGAATTCCATTTTGAATCATACGTAAGCTTAAGCTGTCACAACTGTCCTGACGTTGTACAAGCACTTAACGTCATGAGCGTCCTTAACCCAGGAATTACACACACTATGATTGATGGTGCTGCATTTAAGCATGAGGTTGAAAGTAGAGACGTCATGGCTGTGCCAACAGTATATTTAAATGGTGAATTTTTAACGAGTGGCCGTGCATCACTTGAGGAGCTTCTTGCAAAAATCACGGATGCACCAGATGCATCTCATTTTGAGGATAAAGATCCATTCGATGTCCTCGTTGTTGGTGGTGGTCCAGCAGGTTCAAGTGCGGCTATTTATGCAGCGAGAAAAGGTATTCGTACTGGTATTGTTGCAGAGCGCTTCGGTGGTCAAATTATGGATACACTTAGTATTGAAAACTTCATTAGTCAAAAATATACTGAAGGTCCTAAGCTTGCAGCTAGTCTTGAGGAGCATGTGAAGGAATATAATATTGATGTAATGAATTTACAGCGTGCAAAACGCTTAGAGAAAAAAGACCTTGTTGAACTTGAACTTGAAAATGGTGCAGTTCTTAAAAGTAAGAGTGTCATCATTTCAACTGGTGCTCGCTGGCGTAATGTTGGTGTCCCTGGTGAAGCAGAGTTTAAAAACAAGGGCGTAGCATATTGCCCTCACTGTGACGGTCCGTTATTTGAAGGTAGAGACGTAGCTGTTATCGGCGGTGGTAACTCTGGTATCGAAGCTGCAATTGATCTTGCAGGTATCGTAAAGCATGTAACAGTACTTGAGTTCATGCCTGAGCTAAAGGCTGATGAAGTTTTACAAGAGCGCCTATATAGCTTACCAAATGTAACTGTCGTTAAAAATGCACAAACGAAGGAAATCATAGGGGACGATAAAGTGAACGGTATTACGTATATTGATCGTGATACAGAAGAAGAGCATCACGTTGAATTAGCAGGTGTTTTTGTTCAAATCGGTCTTGTCCCTAATACCGAATGGCTAGATGGTGTCATAGAACGTAACCGCTTTGGTGAAATTCTAGTGGATCGCCACGGTGCTACAAACGTTCCAGGTGTTTTTGCAGCTGGTGATTGTACGGATAGTGCATATAAGCAAATCATTATTTCTATGGGATCAGGTGCAACAGCAGCATTAGGTGCTTTTGACCACCTTATCCGAAATTAGTATAAGAAAAACAAAAAACGAGCTTGCTAAAGCTCGTTTTTTGTCTTTTCTTAGAAGCAATCGCATGTCGTCTTATCTCTTAAAGTACTAGCGAACGCTTTTTTCACTATTACTTCAGTAATCATCTACATTCCAAAGGGTGATTTGCCAAAATTCACGATCTTCTAAAACTAAGTCATGCGGTTTTTTTAAATCCATCCAATGAATATTTCTCTTTTTTGATAGTGGATTATCCTCTTCACCATTTAATGAAGTGAAATACTCTACAACTCCACTATTTTGAATTGCTTCTTCAAGGTAGGAATAGAGTATGGTTAAACACTTTTCTTGTTCTGCCGTTCCCTTTATTTGATTGGTTAGAGGAATATGATTAGAGAATGCTGCCACTTGATGTTTGAAAGAAAAATGTGGACTATATGAAAACCTTCGTTTTAAGTTGCTATCGTAGTTATTTTCAAAATATAAATGTGTAAAATCTAATTCACTATTAAAAACATTCGGTTGCTCTGACGATACCGGATTTTCACCGAATGATCCCCCAGGTAACCTCATTGGTGAAGAAATATAAATATACTGAGTCATATCTAATTCTCCCTTGATGTTTCTTCATTTAGGAAGTTCTCTCTCTGTTCAAGAACCCTGTTGTAGTAGAAAAGCAACAGCAGCTTGCTTTTTGCTCCAAACACTCTCATTCATTGACTAGCAACGTTAAAACAGTATCAGTAATGCTCAACTATACTTTCTCTATTACGAAGAAACACATTATAAAATCCAAATAAAAATATTACCTTCAAAAACAATAAAATACCCATCATCATTTGAGGTATTTCTGGAGTCAGTGGGAATAAGAAATAGCTTACTCCTGTTAAAAAAAATGTAATCATCATTGCCGCACACACCAATTCTAACTTTCTTGCACTAACAGTTTTACTTGTTTCAACCTTCAGTACTTCAATAAGTTTAGAGATAATGATAAATACCAAAAACGTACCTACAATGATAAAACCTAACCCAATTAAAGATATAACAGCCATGTAAGAGGACATTTCAATAGTTAAAGGAGAATTACCAGAAACATTCAAAAGTAAAAAGATAATACTGTGAATCATCATGAAGATAACGTATGGTTGGACCTTTACGATACCGTTATATTTTCTTGCCAATTCCTTTACTCCAAAAAATATTGAAATATATCCAATGATGTTGGTTATATAATATGCAATACCTATGTCCAAGAAGCTTAGATTTGGTTTGAAGAATATAAACAGTAAACCAAGAAAAATATTGATCATGAACACTCCACCTCCCTTAATAGTATTTTCTTACTCAATCTCTCCGATATAATAGCATTTTTTTACAATAAATTTCTTTACTATTTAATTGTATCATAAATTTTTCCACTCTTTTTCCAAATCAAGAAAAATATGAACGTAGCTAACATGAGTATTATGATAAAAAACGAGACAGCTTCTTCACTTTCTAAAACTGTCTCGTTTTTACTATATAATTATTAATCATTTATCTCTAATAGTCCCATATGCTACTCGCCGGGCAATCACTAACAACCCAAATTAACAGTAGTGATTTATGTGGATCATTACATGACTTTAAAGTTAAAAATCATCGTTATTTTGTTATATCTGTTGAGACAACTAACTATAAACAGGTTCTTTTTCACAAAGACCGAGCGTCTCATCTGTATGTTTATGAATTTCTCTGAACAGCTCTCGGTTTTCTACTAAAGATTCACCGTAGGATGGAATCATTTCTTTAATTTTCCCTTCCCATCCAATCATGTGCTCTGGGAAGCATTTTTCTAATACTTCTAGCATAACGTTGACTGCTGTTGATGCACCTGGTGAAGCACCGAGCAATGCAGCAATCGAGCCATCCTCTGCACTAACGACTTCCGTCCCAAACTGTAAAGTTCCTTTTCCTTTTTCCGTATCCTTTATCACTTGCACACGCTGACCAGCAACAACAATTTCCCAGTCATCATTTTTAGCGTTAGGAATAAACTCTCTTAATTCTTCCATCCGCTTTTCATGTGAGAGCATAACTTGCTGAATCAAGTATTTTGTCAATGACATTTCCTTTGCTCCAGCAGCTAGCATCGTAAGCACATTATTAGGCTTTATTGAAGTTAGCAAATCGAACACTGAACCATATTTTAAAAACTTAGGTGAAAAGCCTGCAAAAGGTCCGAATAGAAGTGACTTTTCATTATTTATATACCTAGTGTCTAGATGTGGGACTGACATTGGTGGCGCACCAACTTTAGCTTTTCCATACACCTTCGCATGATGTTGCTCAACAACAAATGGATTATTGCATACTAAGAACAAGCCGCTTACAGGGAATCCTCCAATTTGCTTTGATTCAGGTATGCCAGATTTTTGTAATAAATGTAGGCTTCCTCCGCCGCCCCCAATAAAGACGAATTTTGCTTTATGATATTCTTTTTTATTCGTGTGTAGGTCTTTCACTTTTAATTCCCAAGAGCCATCACTTGTACGTTTCAAATCTTCAACACTATGTTTGTAGTGAAACTCTACATTTTTACTCTTTAAGTGATCAAACAGTGTCCGTGTCAATGCACCAAAGTTTACATCTGTTCCTGAATCTATTTTTGTTGCAGCTATCGGTTCATTAGACGTACGACCTTCCATCGCAAGAGGGATCCACTCTTTCAGTTTTTCATCGTCCTCGGTATATTCCATTCCTTCAAATAAGGGATTATTTGAGAGCGCTTCAAATCTTTTCTTTAAAAATGTTACATTTTTTTCCCCCTGGACTAAACTCATATGAGGTATTGGCATAATAAAGTCTTGAGGATTACGAATGAGATTACTGTTAACTAAATAAGACCAAAATTGCCTCGATATCTGAAACTGTTCATTGATTTTTACTGCTTTACTAATATCTATAGACCCGTCAGGCTGTTCGGATGTATAGTTTAGCTCGCACAATGCTGCATGCCCTGTTCCAGCATTGTTCCATTCATTAGAGCTTTCTTCCCCTGCTTTTTCAAGCTTCTCAAATACTTTAATGTTCCATTCCGGTGCTAGCTCTTTTAATAATGATCCTAAAGTCGCACTCATGACTCCAGCACCAATTAAAATAACGTCTGTTTCTTCTTGAATGCTGCTCATTATATAATCTTCCTTTCCCCCTAAAATCTGCAAAAAAGACATAGGTACTTCTGGTTGAATTATTTTATTAACAAGCTGCTACCTAAAAACAATCCTTTTTTGTGCCAAACTTCACGATACCTTCCTCTATTATAGTTTTTAATAGGTTAAAATATCTACTATTATCTGATAATTATAAACTATTTATTTCCCTTAAAAAAGTGAGAACTCCTTCCAAGTAAGGACGGCAAGAAGGGACGGTTCTCGTTTGCCTATTGTCCTACCTCGTTTTTCAATGATAAAAATTGCCAAACGAGAACCCTACAGTTATATAAAGATACTAAATTAAACTATGAAATGAGAGTGGGCAGTTATGAATAAAAAGATAAAGAATTTAGTGTTGGCTAACAGGGACTGCTAACAGGGACGGTTCTCATTTGCATGAGTAATGAGATATTTTTAATTTGGCAAACAAGAACCGTCCGGAACCAGTGAAAAAGTACTTGCATTTAGTGAGCTCCCTAATAAATATAAGGTTATTAGTATAGAGGAGTTGAAGAGACCTATGCAAACTCGCTTTCCGCGGGCGGCTGGTAAGCCTCCTCTATGCTGCGCATCTGCGGGGTCTTACCTCTGCCTTTGCTCCCGCAGGAGTCTCGCTTGCTTCGGTCTCATCAACTCTTTCTATAAATCTATAAATAAGGTACTTTGAATAATAATGCAATAATATATTAATTTTTACACTTTTTCAGCGGTCTCGAACCGTCCCCATTAGTCTCCCCTTATAGGTGTGGGGATGGTTTTCCAAATAAATATCCTTGAAACAATTCATATCCTATCTTTTTCAACCATTGATAGTCGTTTGTTTCCTCTACACCTTCTGCTAAAGGTGTGGCTCCTATCTCTTTGGCCTTTTGTAAAAACTTTTTAGCCACCTGTTGTTTCTTCTCATCTTCAAAAACTCCTTGTACATATTGCATGTCTAGCTTCATATACTGTGGTGAAATATCCTCCAGCATTGTATAAGTGTTATAACCTTCACCTACATCATCCAATGCATACTCGAATCCTTTTTCTTTGTAGTAAGACAGTATTGTTTTCAAGTGAGCAATATCATCAACTTTCTCCGTTTCTACTACTTCGAATACTAATTGGTGGGGATCCAGGTTTAATTCGCTGGCTAACTTTACTGTTGAACGTAGACAGAACTCCGGTGAGTAAATCGACGTCGGAAGAAAGTTAATAAATGCTTTTTTATCTTGTATTCTGGCTGCAAACTTCACTGCTGTCATTCTACATAATTTATCTAATGCATATAAACGCCCTCTTTTTCTTGCAGCGTCAAAAATCTCACCAGGATATATTAAACTTCCATCTTCTTTCTGAAATCTTGCCAAAATTTCATATCCAAATATCTCTTCTTCTTGATTTACAATTGGTTGAAAATAACAAGTAAGACGTTCATTTTCAATTACGTCATCAATCCACCTTAACTTGTATGCTTCTTTAATCTCTAAAAACGGACGCCACTCTCCACCATTCGTTCGAAAAGATACATGATGTGCGGGCATATGATCCATGATGAAATCAAATAGGTCAATTACTCCTGTCTCCTCTAGCTTGATAATATTACTTGCAAAGGAGACTTTAAAATTATTACGCCTAAAGTGCTCTACAACTTCACCAATGAAAGATACATTCTCATCCCCATCAATTTTAATTTCATAAATCACTTCATCTATTAAACAACTTTTACATGTCATAAGTTTATCCTGCTTTCTCTTATTAGTAAGCTGGCTAAAGGGGACGGTTCTTCCTTGCCTTCTATGTTTATTATAATAGAGTAAAAGGTACTGACTGGCTACCCTTCTCGGACGTCTATTTTTTACCGATTAACAATGGTGGAAAGTTATTGTTTATTAATTGGAAAACGAGAACTGTCCGGTACCCGTGGAAGTTTACTTATGTTTAGTGGGAGAACTTATAAAAATAAGGTTCACACATCGAACGGAGCCATTGCCATTGAGTTTATTGGCACGGAAAAAGTTGCTCTGTACTTTTTCAGCGGTCTCTAAGTGTCTCCGACATTCATATTTCCCCCAATCAGTAATTTTTGGTAGAATTAAATTTAGAAAGTTTTGAAATCTATTAGGTTAACCTCCTAATAAATAAAAATCGTGAACAGGCGGAATGCTATGTTGGGTTTACAGGAACTTTTATTAAATTTTCTTTTTTTAATTGTTTTCTTACTTTTTATACCTATTATTTCCGAATTAAATTGCAAATTAATGACGTACCGTAAGAAAAAATGGATATATATCATATCCGCTTCATTAGCCATTATTAGTTGCATGTCCTTTCCTATACCTGTAATGGACGGTTATTTTTTTGATTTAAGATTAGTAGCACTTACAATAGCTGGATTATATGGTGGTATTCCATCTATTCTTATATTAGGTGGCGTTATTATCATTTGTCGCTTCATAATTGGTGGTTTAGGTGCAACAGCTACAATCATTGTCATCACTTTATTAACAATTTTATTAAGTACAATGTACAAATCTTTTAATCAATCTACACGTACAAAAAAAGTAATACTAGGAACTGCGCTTTCTCTAACAGCTGCAATTTTAGCATTGTTAAACTCCATTTTCATTTTCAGTATGCCATTTAGTGCCACGCTTTTTTTCTTATACATCATACTTACAATAATCTCAACAGCATTGCTTATTTATTTTTCTGAAGTTTTCAATGAAAGTCTTTTTATCAATAAGCGACTAGCTAAAGCAGAAAAATTGGAAGTAGTAAGTCATCTTGCATCTTCTGTATCACATGAAGTTAGAAATCCACTCACTGTTGTAAAAGGCTTTTTGCAATTAATGATGCAAAATGATTTACCCGATAGTCAAAGAAAAGGTTATTTAAAAATTGCTATTGATGAAGTTAATCGGGCAAATGAAATAATTAGTGATTATTTAACTTTTGCAAAACCTGCCCCTGAAAATGTAAAAACATTGAATATAAAAGAAGAGATACAACACACCCTTAACCTCATTTTACCGTTAGCCAATATGAAAGGGGTTAAAGTAGAAACCGAATTAGAGGAAGTATACACTAAAGGTGATGACCAACTTTTCCAACAATGTTTATTGAATATAACAAAAAACTGTATTGAGGCAATGCCCGCCACAGGCACGCTTAAAATAAATGCAGAAATAACGAATGAACAAATTATGCTAATAATATCTGATAATGGTAAAGGCATGACGAAAGAACAACTAGCACGTTTAGGCGAACCTTACTTTACAACTAAAGGAAGTGAAGGCACCGGTCTCGGAATGATGGTAGCCATCAAGATAATAGCGTCAATGAATGGAAAGCTAAGTGTAAAAAGCGAAGTTAATAAAGGAACAAACTTTTACATTCGCCTACCTTATTTGAAGTAATGGCAAATGGGGACAGTTCTTGCTTGCCGAGTACTAGGTGTTTAATTATAAACTTCCTAGATCGTACTTGATTTGTATACATAATTACGTTTTATTTTTGCAATAAAATTATGTTTTAATGCATTCCAGAGTGATGATGTATCTCCTCATGATTGCATAAGTGATCGCCAAAAGGAAGACGGTTCTCATTTGTCAGAAATAATTGTAGAATACGTACATAATTAATTGGCAAATGAGAACCGTCCGGAACCAGTGAAAAAGTACTTTCATTTTAAGTATAGACTAATAAATATAAAGTTATCTGAATATAGAAGTTGATGAGACCTTTGCAAACTCGCTTTCCGCGGGCGGCTGGTGAGCCTCCTTGATGCTTTGCATCTACGTAGTCTCACCCCTGCCTTTTCTCCCGCAGGAGTCTCGCTTGCTCCGGTCTCATCAACCTATTCTATAATCAGATATATTGAATATTAATACAATAAAATATCAAGGTTTCTACTTTTTCAGCGGTCTCGAACCGTCCCGATTAACTTAAAACAATAGAAAAAAGACCGTATTCGATAGAATACGACCTCCTTCGTTCTTAACAGAAGTTATCAGTAGATTTAGGATTTTTCAACCCAAATAGTGGGCGAATAAACAGAGCAATATATGTTCCTATCATCGCAAATATCATCCAAACCCAACCGTGAACACTAAACGATGCTATACCACCGAAATAAGCTCCGATGTTACATCCGTATGCAAGCCTTGCACCATATCCCATTAATAATCCACCAATTAATGAGGCCATGATGATCTTAAATGGAATTTTCTTTTTAAAACTTAATATTCCACCTGCTGCAGCTGCCATAAATGCGCCCGCTATAACTCCGAAGTTCATCACACTTGTTGTTTCTTGGAAAACTGATTGTTCAAGCTGAATCTCTCGGCCGCCAGACCAGTACCCCCATTGCAATACATCAATTCCAATAAATTGAGCAATTTTTGATCCCCATAGAGCAAATGCCCCCGTAACACCCCATGGAGCACCACTGACCATTAACGTTAAAGCATTAAAAACAGCTAAAATGACTGCTGCCACCCATAAAGGCCAAGCACCACGAATAATTTTTTTCCAGCCTGCTGCTGTCGGAAGTACTGCCATTTTTGGAGAGCGACGTCTCTTCGCTACAATAATCGTTAGTAAAATGATTCCTCCGAAAATTGCTAATTGCAATATCCATGCACCAATAAAACCTAAACTAGTATCCTCAGCAAGTGAAATTGGAGGTAAGTTAGGTGCTGTTACTGTCCAAAACTCAAAGTGCCAAGCACCGAACACAGAACCAATAATAAAGCCAATTAGAACAATAATGGCAGACGTTCGACCACCACCAATTTGGTATAACGCTCCCGAAGCACAGCCATTTCCAAGCTGCATACCAATACCAAACAAGAAAGAACCAACAATAACACTTGTTCCAACTGGAGAAACATATCCTGATGGATCAACACCAAAAAACCCAATTCCCAAATGTAAAATTGGTGCAAATAAAGTAATTGCGACTGCCAACATAATCATATGCGCACGTAAAGCCTCACCATTTCCAACGGCCATAAATCGGCGAAACGCTGACGTAAACCCGAATCGAGCGTGAAAAAGCGTGTATCCTAATATAAGTCCAAATGATAAAAGAATCAACATTTGTAAGCCAGCAATTGTGTATGTGACCACACCTAAAATAATAAATGCGATAAATCCAATAATAAATTGATTCAACTGCATAGGTGGTAATGGTGTTTCAGTTTGGACATTCGTTTTCTGTTCTTTTAATGACTGCAAAGCCATCCAATCACCTCATATCTTATAAAAATAGTCGGAATTACTATGATATTATAATTCATTTTATTAATATAGTAAATATAAAAATAAAGTTTCCTAGAATGGAATAATTTGTAGGCCTTCAAATCACGAGCTTGAAGAAGTAGTGACAAGTAGCTATCTTCTAAAGAGACTATTTAAATATAGTTTACAAAACGGAGGAAACGTAAAATAATATGCTTTTTTAATGACTATGCAAAAAATAATTAACAAATTATACATATTTTATGGAAAAGCAATCATGTAATGTTGTATAGAATGTACTTATAAATATGAAAGGTTGTGACCTATGATTCTTAAGAAGAGGTTTGAGTCGGATGAATTACTCATTTTACGTTATTTAAATAGACGAATAAAGTTAAATGAGAAGGACAAGTTTCGCTATTTAAATCTTGAAAAAGGATTCGAAGGTGAAATCAAATTTGATCAACTAATCGAAAATATTCAAGAAGAAAGACTAATTCTAAATGATTTGTTATTAGAAGTTAATAATTCATATTTTCAAATTGATACGTTGATTATTTCACAGGGGATTATTTATCTTATTGATATAAAAAATTTTGAAGGCGATTGTTACATGGAATCTGATAAAATATTTTCTGTAAAAACACGATGGGAATATAAGAATCCCATTAACCAGTTAAAAAGAAGTGAAACTCTCTTCTCCCAACTACTTAGGATCCTCAAATGTAATTATCTTGTTGAATCGACCGCTATTTTTATCAATCCTCATTTTACCCTATATCAAGCTTCCATGGATAATTCTATTATACTTCCATCCCAAGTAAATCGTTTTATATCTAATTTAAACAATGTGCCTTCTAAGCTAACTAATAGTGACAAACAATTAGCGAAAAAGTTACTATCATTACATCATCCAAAGACCCCTTTCTCTTTACCTCCTAGCTATCATTATGATCAGTTACAAAAAGGCGTTTATTGTAATAAATGTATCTCCTATTATATGTCAATTGAAAAGTATAACTTTGTTTGCGGTAATTGCGGGGAACGTGAAAAAATAAGCAAAGTCATTCTTCGTCATATTAACGAATTCAAACTGCTATTACCAGGACAAAAAATTACTACTAAAATCATTTCTGAATGGTGCAATACAGAATTAAATAGAAGGACAATTTGTAGGGTATTAAAGAACAACTTTGAAGCAGTTGGAAAGACAAAAGAAACATATTATAGATAAATTACTATTGGAAAATGTATAAAAGCGTATGGTATCATCAACAACATGTTTTTTACTGATTTAAGTTTCTGATTTGCTTACATTCTCGATTCTTCATACTATCAGTGAGTGTTTCTGAGAAGCTTTAT is a window from the Evansella cellulosilytica DSM 2522 genome containing:
- the ahpC gene encoding alkyl hydroperoxide reductase subunit C translates to MSLIGKEVLPFAATAFKNGEFIDVTEESFKGQWSVLCFYPADFTFVCPTELEDLQNEYATLKDLGVEVYSASTDTHFTHKGWHDSSETIGKITYAMIGDPSQTLSRNFEVLNEESGLADRGTFIIDPDGVIQTVEVNAGGIGRDASTIVNKIKAAQYVRNNPGEVCPAKWQEGGETLKPSLDLVGKI
- the ahpF gene encoding alkyl hydroperoxide reductase subunit F — protein: MLEAEIKQQLEQYLQLLENDIVLKVSVSDDNVSKEMLSLVNEIADMSSKITVEQVELYRTPSFSVNRVGEDTGVTFAGIPLGHEFTSLVLALLQVSGRAPKVDQSAIDQIKSIEGEFHFESYVSLSCHNCPDVVQALNVMSVLNPGITHTMIDGAAFKHEVESRDVMAVPTVYLNGEFLTSGRASLEELLAKITDAPDASHFEDKDPFDVLVVGGGPAGSSAAIYAARKGIRTGIVAERFGGQIMDTLSIENFISQKYTEGPKLAASLEEHVKEYNIDVMNLQRAKRLEKKDLVELELENGAVLKSKSVIISTGARWRNVGVPGEAEFKNKGVAYCPHCDGPLFEGRDVAVIGGGNSGIEAAIDLAGIVKHVTVLEFMPELKADEVLQERLYSLPNVTVVKNAQTKEIIGDDKVNGITYIDRDTEEEHHVELAGVFVQIGLVPNTEWLDGVIERNRFGEILVDRHGATNVPGVFAAGDCTDSAYKQIIISMGSGATAALGAFDHLIRN
- a CDS encoding malate:quinone oxidoreductase produces the protein MSSIQEETDVILIGAGVMSATLGSLLKELAPEWNIKVFEKLEKAGEESSNEWNNAGTGHAALCELNYTSEQPDGSIDISKAVKINEQFQISRQFWSYLVNSNLIRNPQDFIMPIPHMSLVQGEKNVTFLKKRFEALSNNPLFEGMEYTEDDEKLKEWIPLAMEGRTSNEPIAATKIDSGTDVNFGALTRTLFDHLKSKNVEFHYKHSVEDLKRTSDGSWELKVKDLHTNKKEYHKAKFVFIGGGGGSLHLLQKSGIPESKQIGGFPVSGLFLVCNNPFVVEQHHAKVYGKAKVGAPPMSVPHLDTRYINNEKSLLFGPFAGFSPKFLKYGSVFDLLTSIKPNNVLTMLAAGAKEMSLTKYLIQQVMLSHEKRMEELREFIPNAKNDDWEIVVAGQRVQVIKDTEKGKGTLQFGTEVVSAEDGSIAALLGASPGASTAVNVMLEVLEKCFPEHMIGWEGKIKEMIPSYGESLVENRELFREIHKHTDETLGLCEKEPVYS
- a CDS encoding EAL domain-containing protein; this encodes MTCKSCLIDEVIYEIKIDGDENVSFIGEVVEHFRRNNFKVSFASNIIKLEETGVIDLFDFIMDHMPAHHVSFRTNGGEWRPFLEIKEAYKLRWIDDVIENERLTCYFQPIVNQEEEIFGYEILARFQKEDGSLIYPGEIFDAARKRGRLYALDKLCRMTAVKFAARIQDKKAFINFLPTSIYSPEFCLRSTVKLASELNLDPHQLVFEVVETEKVDDIAHLKTILSYYKEKGFEYALDDVGEGYNTYTMLEDISPQYMKLDMQYVQGVFEDEKKQQVAKKFLQKAKEIGATPLAEGVEETNDYQWLKKIGYELFQGYLFGKPSPHL
- a CDS encoding ATP-binding protein, with the translated sequence MLGLQELLLNFLFLIVFLLFIPIISELNCKLMTYRKKKWIYIISASLAIISCMSFPIPVMDGYFFDLRLVALTIAGLYGGIPSILILGGVIIICRFIIGGLGATATIIVITLLTILLSTMYKSFNQSTRTKKVILGTALSLTAAILALLNSIFIFSMPFSATLFFLYIILTIISTALLIYFSEVFNESLFINKRLAKAEKLEVVSHLASSVSHEVRNPLTVVKGFLQLMMQNDLPDSQRKGYLKIAIDEVNRANEIISDYLTFAKPAPENVKTLNIKEEIQHTLNLILPLANMKGVKVETELEEVYTKGDDQLFQQCLLNITKNCIEAMPATGTLKINAEITNEQIMLIISDNGKGMTKEQLARLGEPYFTTKGSEGTGLGMMVAIKIIASMNGKLSVKSEVNKGTNFYIRLPYLK
- a CDS encoding YeeE/YedE family protein; translated protein: MALQSLKEQKTNVQTETPLPPMQLNQFIIGFIAFIILGVVTYTIAGLQMLILLSFGLILGYTLFHARFGFTSAFRRFMAVGNGEALRAHMIMLAVAITLFAPILHLGIGFFGVDPSGYVSPVGTSVIVGSFLFGIGMQLGNGCASGALYQIGGGRTSAIIVLIGFIIGSVFGAWHFEFWTVTAPNLPPISLAEDTSLGFIGAWILQLAIFGGIILLTIIVAKRRRSPKMAVLPTAAGWKKIIRGAWPLWVAAVILAVFNALTLMVSGAPWGVTGAFALWGSKIAQFIGIDVLQWGYWSGGREIQLEQSVFQETTSVMNFGVIAGAFMAAAAGGILSFKKKIPFKIIMASLIGGLLMGYGARLAYGCNIGAYFGGIASFSVHGWVWMIFAMIGTYIALFIRPLFGLKNPKSTDNFC
- a CDS encoding nuclease-related domain-containing protein gives rise to the protein MILKKRFESDELLILRYLNRRIKLNEKDKFRYLNLEKGFEGEIKFDQLIENIQEERLILNDLLLEVNNSYFQIDTLIISQGIIYLIDIKNFEGDCYMESDKIFSVKTRWEYKNPINQLKRSETLFSQLLRILKCNYLVESTAIFINPHFTLYQASMDNSIILPSQVNRFISNLNNVPSKLTNSDKQLAKKLLSLHHPKTPFSLPPSYHYDQLQKGVYCNKCISYYMSIEKYNFVCGNCGEREKISKVILRHINEFKLLLPGQKITTKIISEWCNTELNRRTICRVLKNNFEAVGKTKETYYR